ATGTAATGTGTTAGTAGAGATGAAGCCACAGGGGTAGATCCAGCAATAGATTGTCACTTCCTTTAACaatgttttatgacaaatacaTCCTTTAGGTTATCAGACCACTTCCTGTTGTATACCGATTATAACAATAACTTCATtcataaagcacatttcaaaacagcCGTTGGAAAGTGCTTCACACAGGACAGATAAACTCCTCAAAGGCCGTGTGTAGATTCATTGTTTCCAAGTTTATGAAGTGATGATATGTAGCTGTTGTGTTTAGAGCTTGTTCGCACGTGAGCAAAAAAACGTTATTAGAGGTTAAACTGTGAGACTAGAGTGGAAGGAGACTTAACGGGTCAATGTCAGGCCTGTGATGTGACGTCTGTTCTAACTGTTGATATTCTGATCGTCGTCATTAGAGGCTGCACTAATGACTTAGTTCAACTGCGAGAAGACCGATGTTCTTAGAGGAGGTCAAAGGACAAACATGTCTTCTTACTGAGACACGCAGCAGAAATAACTAAGACATCACGTGAagtgaaaaaaacccaaacggTCATAGTTCTTGCTCAAGATGACGGATGAGACGGTCTAGTAGGAAGTAACTCCCTGATCTGATCTGAGCAGGTTGACGAGCACTTAGTGAACCATCTGAGGATTTGTAAAAGAACACCAGCTGCTATTCAGATGTACATATCATTCAATTTAAAGAtttgtgtttgacatttaaaaaaaaatctatgtgTGTTTTCCTCGTCACCAGTGTGTCCGATGGGTGGAGGAGCCACCAGGCTGTACAGCGCCCTGACTCAcgccatcagcagcagctctcctcccccactccctccctcccacccggACCCCCAACAGCCTGCGAACACAAACCTGGATCCAGACTTCTGCCCGGTGACTCCTCCGCTTCTCTCCTGTTCACAGTGAAGTTCACACTGAGATGAAATTAATATTAGCTAACATGCACGTCCTGTCTGCTTGCAGGAGCAGAGGGGGTCCCCTGTATGTCCCCCTGATCCAGTGGAGCTGCTCCGACAGTGTGAGGAGGCCCTCAGGGACCGACCACCTCGCCTCCACAGGAAGTTTATTAACCTTAATAATGGAGACAGCGCCCCCAGCAGCCCCATTAGGGTGATGCAGTGGAATATACTGGCACAAGGTATATGGATTTTATATCGCATCACACTGGACTCTAATTTCTGATATATTAACTTGGATTTAAAAAGGATCTTTCTGAATGTAACAGAGTTCTGGTGATTAAACTGTACCAGGTCTCCTTCTCATTCCTGGTAATTTAACATATTGTTAAGTTGGAGATATCAGGATGTTTCCTCCCCTTCATTTGCTTCCATCCATTTTAAGCAAGACAAAGCTGCAAGAATTAGTTTTTACTACGGATAATATAAAACTGGTTGCTCATAGGTGActgtttttcactctttttccttTTACCTTTAATGTGAGGTGTGAACAGATGAGCTTGGGGCTGACCCTTGCGGTCTGATCTCTTAGGACTGATgttaaaaccaggtctgaacagggcctagGAAGCATCGTTGTTTTAAGCTACAAACTGAAACCAgatctctctcttgttctcctGTTCTTCAGCTCTGGGTGAAGGACTAGACAGTTTTGTCCAGTGTCCCCTGGAGGCCCTCAGCTGGTCCCGCAGGAAATACCTCATCTTAGAGGAGATCCTCACCTACCGACCTCATATCCTGTGTCTGCAGGAAGTCGATCACTACTACGACACCTTCCAGCCGGTTCTGGCCGGCCTaggttacagcagcagcttctgccCCAAACCATGGTCGCCCTGTTTGGATGTGGAGGGCAACAACGGCCCGGATGGCTGCGCACTGTTCTTTGATCAGTCGCGATTCGAGCTGCTGGACAGCATGAACATACGCCTCTCTGCCTTGAGGATCCCAACCAATCAGGTGGGTTAAAGTCCACTGTCTCTCTGTAGAACGCTTCTCAGAGGCACCTCTAACACACTGCTGTTCTGCCACAGGTTGCTGTAGTGACGATGCTTCGTTGTCGGAGCACGGCGAGATGCGCGTGCGTGGCAGTGACCCACCTGAAAGCCCGCGCTGGCTGGGAGTGGCTGCGCAGTGCTCAGGGCTCCGACCTCCTGCGACACCTCCAGAATCTGGTCCAGAAACACGCCGGCGGTCCCACGGGTGACCTCAGCTCTGACATTCCTCTGCTCATATGTGGCGACTTCAACGCAGTCCCAACTGAGGAGGTGTACCGGCGCTTTATCACATCACCTCTCAGTTTGGACTCGGCCTATAAGAAACTCAGCAAAGACGGTTTGTCAGAGCCAGAGTACACGACGTGGAAGATCCGGCCGACAGGGGAATGTTGTAGCACTCTGGACTACATCTGGTACAGTCGGGACACACTGAGAGTGGACGCTGTGTTGGACATGCCCACTGAGGAACAGATTGGACCAAATAGGCTTCCATCCTTTAGTTATCCGTCTGACCATCTCTCTCTGGTTTGTGACTTCAGCTTTAAGGAGGAAGAGTGAGAGCGAAGTGATGATTCTGCTCATGAGAAGGGACGACGAGTCAAGACTGGCTCCTGGTGGTTTTGCTCCACGAGCAGGCGCACGTGAGACGCCACGTGTAAGTGAAACGATGAGGATGAAGACAGGAGGCCGAGAAATCAGAGTGGGAAGCGGAAAAAGTCGGAGATTGTAATGACAGTGAAGTTGCACATTGTAACGCTGCAGTGATGCTGCCATCTCCCGAAACTGTGACACTGTGAAACTGTTCTCCACAGCAGCTCACTCACAGTGAAAGTGATGAGTAggagttttttcttttgttcaaaTCAAACTGTAGTAAACGTGTTACACTCTGCTCATGTGCTACAGAGTTGATgagaataaagtatttctgcTGTGGTTCTGATTACTGTtctttttctattatttctCTCAGACTTCCCTCTCATGGTTTGATAATTATTTAGGTGGTTTAGGAATTAAAAAGCTGATTCACCGAAGTGACTGAAGAATACTTTCTCACCTCCAGGGGTCATAGAAAATGCATATTGAAGTTACATatataattgtatatatatatttttttcttttatataattttatatACAAATTCTATGCATAATGTAAAGTTAGAAAATTATAAACGCAATGTGTCTTTCTGGATAAAGACAAATCCAATGTCATTGATTCAATTACTGATGCATTTGAACAGAACAGAACGAGTCCCGATAAAACTTTTTACTGCTCTTTTTTTATTAGAGGGAACTGGCCCTTTAAAGATCGCTCACTGATTTCATTCTCCTTAAGTGTCTATTAAGTGTGCTCAGATGGTAATCAGGTCTGTTAGACTGGCAATAAGACCACTCCCTGTTCAGGTACTGAAGTCCTTCCACAGTTTGAGATCACCACGTGatgttcttgttttcatttactCTCTGTGGAGAAGTCACACTGTGTGACATCTGGAACCTACAGTACACTTCATTTAACCAAGAGGAAACAGTCCTGTTTGCTTCTCGCCCTGTTTCTAACGATGACATTGCAACAGTTGATTACACTGATATCTGTTGACACATATTTGTGTTACTAAAGTCTATTTTACAATGAAACTTGGAAGGACGACTAGGGAAGCCACGTTTTGGTCTGGATcagtggttttcttttttttacctctaacattgtgagatgggatgctttaaaaaatgttccttgatttctcagaataatCAGATGGATCAGGtgtatttaggggactgatattcatgagtgtgagAACAGTGTTGAGGAGTGTGAAATCTAGTGCAGATCCCCAAagaatctggatctagtgactgttgggccttggcgagGTATCTGCCGTTCTAGTTTCAGAGATGAATGTTATCAGTTGACTTTTGGATCAGTAAGAAATGATTTATCTTCTCTCTGAGCTCAAACTGGAAGTTAAAGCGTGCAAAGTAACCACAGACGTCATCACTGATAACAAATGCGGTTAGTCAGATTTGATTTTCTTATATGTAGTTCACTTTTAGCTTTTTAACCCGAATCAGTTGCAGGTTGGGAAAGAAATAACAAGTTTTAAGTAATAAACTTCCCAAGTAGGTAAGATGACGTAAAATACCAAGAAGTAAATGTtttgtacgcacacacacagcagcgtgTCTGTTGcaaaccttttgtttttttatatttcagtaaaATCTACTTTCATACACTTTGAAACAAGAGTACAACAAAATAGAATATACTTCAAATGTTGAATATACAAACAGTTCAGTCCgaacacaaacatctttctATTGTCCCTTTtttcagattaaaataaaataaaaaaagtaatgaaatattAAGCCAAAATGGCAGAGACTCTATTATCTGGCAAACTGTTTTACAGGCATAGTAAAGTGACGTGGGATCTACAGTGGTTTCATTGTCAATGCAGCCATTTTGCATAAACTTATTTTTAATgccccttttttaaaaagtaaaataatttcatgactacatttttttacatacattgaTATTACTTTTTggtttctttattctttttgctCTTATTCACGTTCTTCGTTGGGATGAGGAGAGCGAACGAAAAACAAGTTTTAAGAATTGAGATGTAGCCAAGATTTTTGGGGTCAGATACAGGATTAACTCATGACTACAGATTTTCCTGAAGGTTGGAAGCGCACTACAAACAATCTGTTCATGGATCTACAACGTGTTATTGGTCGACGGCTCGATAAGAGTCGGGGAACCGATGATTAAACAAATATTAGATCCGCTCGTTTCAATAATACTGTGCTTGGTACAAGgtatcaaaacacaaaaactaatttCTGTTTACTGTTcagacaaaatatgaaaaaagaaaatttgaatttaaatctaAGGCTGTTCTGTTAACTTTAGCTCCGTAAACTGTAtagtagatatatatatatttatataaatatgtacataCACAACCATGGTCTGTATCTTAGGGCTTCTCTCAGCACCTCTATCACTAGTGTAGCACCACAAACACTTGATGCACAGTGATGAACGTTTTCATAACAAGTTGCTGGTTTTAACATCCGTGGAGgaaaaaataggaaacaaatgTCTACAAAAGTTTCATTACAGCCtccacatttagtttttttcttctttgataGTTCATATTTTGCTCGGTTGTAATTATTTGCTGTTTTgtagtgtttgctttttcttctttaatatttttaaacggttttttttttctccaaatttGAGTCAGTGATGGTGATCTATTTAGAAGGCAGACATTGTAGTGATCACGGTTGGTCCCTTAACCTTTCCCAACAACTTCCTTTTAAAGTCTTTGTGTATTCCTATGTTGAAGGATCCAGTTAAAGTTTCGAACACAACGCTCCAAGGGCGTCGGTGACGGCGTGATTTGTGAAAGAAACAGACGTGGTTCCCTTTCAGTCCGAGGCAGCAACAGGGAAGAATTGAAGACAGGTTGAGGACTAAAAACAGGCCTTCAGACATCTTTAAAGTCTCAGAGACTGCTGCTGGTTATCACAAGAGTAAAAATGACTTCAGACATGTACAAACTAACCCTCTCTGGCAGAGATGGGTGCTGGGAAATGTTTCAACACTCAGGCTCTTCAGTCTTCATCGTCACATCGGGGGTTTGCAGGTTGATAACCACCTCGGCGTCCACCTCAGAATTCTGGACATTCTGTTGGACTGCTGCCGTCAACGGTACCTGCAAAGACTGCACCTGGACCCCAGCAGCCTTCAGCTTCTCCAACGCAACTCCTCCAGTCGACGGCGCTCCTATCACCAGCTCTGAGCCGTTAATGACGCCGCTGATAATGTGAGGCTGTGCCGTCATcgtctgattggctgctgtcACCGTTACCGTCCCCACCCTGCCTGCGATGCTCCCCGGCTGCGACACCACTAGAGTCTGTTGTGTCTGCGTTGGCACGGTGAGTCTCATCACTTGCGTTCCCGGAGCAACGCCGACAGGAGCCAGGGCCCGAACGGTCAGGGGACTGCCGAGGAGGCTGATGCCTGCCGAAGATGCACCGACGCCGGGCTTGTTAGTGCCGGTGGAGGTCTGGAGCTGACACTGAGCTAGCTGGTGTGCTGGGATTGTGATGATCTTGGCGAGCTGGACGGTGATCTTGTCTCCGTTCTCTGCTGTGGCTGGGACCATGGTGGGTATTGTCTGGATCACAAcctacacaaaaatatgaatacatcttaaatatagagaaatatCAAGAAATAAATTCAATGTAGAATTTTCACCAGGGGATCGGCTGAAAAGGTTCATTCTACCTGGCTGTCCCTCTTTTGTTATGCTGAACGACAGTTCTTCCCTTTGATTAACAACACTTCAGTATCTTGTACGTTCTACTGTTTTCTAATCTTCTGTACATCCCCAAATAAAACTTAATCAAATATAAGAATTCAAGAACTTGATACTCTCCAAAATACAAAAGAATGATGCAAAACCAGTCGTGATGATAGAATCTACAATTAATTTAATATCCTATCATGCTTTTAATATTACACAGCAGTATATAACATTAAATCTCGAGGGTATgattaattaaatgaatgtgaCCTGGACCTGCATTAAAAGGACGGATGGATTAATTAGCAACAACCCAAACGTTCTCTGATAAAACTAATATGAGTTTCCTCACTGCTGTGGTGAGAAGTGCAGATAATCTGCTGCAATATGTTTAAATGCATGAAAGCAAATCAGTTTCCACATGTACAAACCTTCTGTTGTGAGTTGGTGTTCCCACTGTTGGTGAGGAGGGCTGTGTGGCCGACAGCCCCTGTGGTTCCTGTGGTTCCTGCCGGCTGCTGTACAGCAACGGTAGAGATCTTCTGACCCAGGGATGTTGTCATGACTACAGGCACCTGCATGGCCACCCGCACCGTCCTGCAGACAAGAGGTCAGAGAGCAGAGAGTCAAAAGCTAGTATTTGGTGTTAGGAAGAAAGAGTAACATTTGCATCTGCTCTCCTGAAGGTCGTCTTCTCTGCAGGAGTCTAACCTGGGCCCTGTGGCGTTAGGGATGATCGTTGCGTGAGACTGCTGGGGCTGACTCCCATCTGTTGCTCCAGTAAACGACAATATACGATGACTccctgctgcaccacctcctGCCACGTTCTTGCTCCCCGTGGCGACAGGAGCTTGAACCACGTTGGCTCTGTTCCCGGCCCGCAGTATGTTGGGCTTCTTGGAGGACGATAGCTCGGTCACCTGGAGCAGCATGTCCGAGGGTGGAGGCACGCGCTCATAGGATGCAGCTGTGTCTGAGCCCATCAGATCATCAGGGGCTGACATGTCTGTCATGTCGTCGTCAATGATGACAATGTTTTTGGGCATCTCTTTGAACTGGTAGACCAGCCGCTGGCCCTCTACTTTGGCGAGGATGCCGCGCTGGTAGTAAtatctgaagaaaaaaagggtTATCAGTGACGATGCTACAtcccacaaacacaaataaagaaaactggTGTGAGATCTCCCTCAGGGACACACACTCCTCACCTGAGAGCCCGTCCCATGGTCTCATAGTTCATGTCTGGCTTGTTCTTGTGTTTGCCCCACAgcttggacactgcctttgaGTCGACCAGTTTGAAGATGcccttctccctctgtgtccacTTGATATACCTGGGACATGTTTTCTTGTCCTGGAGGAGGTCCAGCAGAAACTCCCACAGGTAGGTGGTGCTGCCTGCTGGAAGTCATAGTAAATTTAATGCACTGCTAAACGCCAATTCATCTTTATCAGAGAACAACACAATTAATACAACAGATAGATTTAAAACCAGGTGTCATCTGCTGTGTCATTGTTTTGAAGACATGACACAGAAGATGAAATTCATTGAGATTCACTTAAATGCTTAAGGGACaggtgaaatgtattttattagcACTCTTAGCCTGGAAAGAGTTATTTAAGTGGTGTTTCAGACAATGGCTGACGATTTAAGTGACGTGAGCGATATTGAAGCAGAGTAACGCAGAGTTTTATTGATGAAAACTACATTCATGTGCAGACAATATTCCTGCGGATCAACACTCAGTCGGTAACCggagtgtttgaggaggaggaagaagggggTTCTCTGCGTTTACCGTCTTTTTTAGGGACTTTTTCCCAATTTAGGGAAACTATAATGAATTACACAGAAAGCCAATTCTTTAAgctatcaaatgtttttatttcatgtctatCTGCTTCAGAATGTATTGTTAACATTAGCAACTCTGTAAGATCGTCAGAAAACCCTCAGGTTATATTTTCAAACAATGATTGGGTTTTGGACTGCCTTTATATTTGGCACCTTAGGTCTTAATTGATTAATGTCTAAGAGTATGTGCAAAAAACCTGTGAGATACCTTTGCCTTCTCTTGGTTTCTTCTTGATGCCGAGGTCTGGGGAGCCGTTGGAAACAGCTGACTGATGTGTCTTTGGCTTCCGTCCGGCTACAAAGGaaacagttttacatttaacatcatcactgtcctatgatgctcagttgaGACCCAACAATAAAAGGTCAACCACTAGATGGTGCTCTTGCATTACATCTTCCAGAGTAATTGAATAATTGACTTCAGGTCCTGGTTTAATGTCTGTGGCCTGGATTGTGAAGTAAACTTTATCAGCCAACACATTAGTTTTcaattttaaacaaatgtttccctttttccaaagcTTGACCCCCATTCTGCCTAAAAGCCTTTTCTACAATTCTACAATACTGAAGACTCACGTCCTAGATGAACTCTGACAAACTACGACTACAAGATGTttttcctcacctctcctctttctGACAGGCTCGTGATCAGGTTCTGGATCCTCCAGCAGTGTCCCaatctcctcctcgtcctcctcctcctcctcacagcaATCCTCTGTGGAGATCTCCACCTCCGTGTCTGCAATCATGTCAGGACGCATGGCAGCGTGGAGCAAGTCCGGTGTCATGATGCATGGTGAGAAAAAGGCTTCTGGGTGGAGGAAAGAAGAATGAGTTTTGCTTTGAAGCTGCATCATAAAGTTTCCTCATAGGGaagcaaaatgtttaaatatttattttacaacagGAACATAATATATTAGGCTGTTACTG
This is a stretch of genomic DNA from Paralichthys olivaceus isolate ysfri-2021 chromosome 8, ASM2471397v2, whole genome shotgun sequence. It encodes these proteins:
- the LOC109627218 gene encoding nocturnin-like isoform X2, whose amino-acid sequence is MGGGATRLYSALTHAISSSSPPPLPPSHPDPQQPANTNLDPDFCPEQRGSPVCPPDPVELLRQCEEALRDRPPRLHRKFINLNNGDSAPSSPIRVMQWNILAQALGEGLDSFVQCPLEALSWSRRKYLILEEILTYRPHILCLQEVDHYYDTFQPVLAGLGYSSSFCPKPWSPCLDVEGNNGPDGCALFFDQSRFELLDSMNIRLSALRIPTNQVAVVTMLRCRSTARCACVAVTHLKARAGWEWLRSAQGSDLLRHLQNLVQKHAGGPTGDLSSDIPLLICGDFNAVPTEEVYRRFITSPLSLDSAYKKLSKDGLSEPEYTTWKIRPTGECCSTLDYIWYSRDTLRVDAVLDMPTEEQIGPNRLPSFSYPSDHLSLVCDFSFKEEE
- the LOC109627218 gene encoding nocturnin-like isoform X1; protein product: METMVCPMGGGATRLYSALTHAISSSSPPPLPPSHPDPQQPANTNLDPDFCPEQRGSPVCPPDPVELLRQCEEALRDRPPRLHRKFINLNNGDSAPSSPIRVMQWNILAQALGEGLDSFVQCPLEALSWSRRKYLILEEILTYRPHILCLQEVDHYYDTFQPVLAGLGYSSSFCPKPWSPCLDVEGNNGPDGCALFFDQSRFELLDSMNIRLSALRIPTNQVAVVTMLRCRSTARCACVAVTHLKARAGWEWLRSAQGSDLLRHLQNLVQKHAGGPTGDLSSDIPLLICGDFNAVPTEEVYRRFITSPLSLDSAYKKLSKDGLSEPEYTTWKIRPTGECCSTLDYIWYSRDTLRVDAVLDMPTEEQIGPNRLPSFSYPSDHLSLVCDFSFKEEE